One Thermicanus aegyptius DSM 12793 DNA segment encodes these proteins:
- a CDS encoding glycerate kinase: MKFLLAPDKFKGSLSANEAAKALERAVLRVFPDAEILPLPVGDGGEGTLEALVYATEGEIGEKEVTGPLGNRVIARYGILGDRETAVVEAAEANGLHLISPQERDPSKATTYGVGELIRTVLGLGVRKLIISIGGSATNDGGVGMLQALGAGILDEQGKQVGFGGRELGRIVRIHLDGLDRRLKETEIYVACDVSNPLIGPLGATLVFGPQKGATPEMLEMMEKNMRHYAHIVERDTGIPIHSVPGGGAAGGLGAALLLCGGKLGSGIDLVLDILSFEEKLEGADWVLTGEGRIDHQTPYGKVIAGIVRRAKKKNVPVIAFAGSICPGYESLYEQGLTSVHGITISPSDLDEALQNGAKNLEKTAENVLRIIKRASGVEEEHVESKNRRTDE, encoded by the coding sequence ATGAAGTTCCTATTGGCTCCGGATAAATTTAAGGGGAGTTTGTCGGCAAATGAGGCGGCAAAAGCATTAGAGCGAGCGGTTCTTCGCGTTTTTCCCGATGCTGAGATCCTCCCTCTTCCGGTGGGAGATGGGGGAGAGGGGACATTGGAAGCTCTCGTATACGCCACCGAAGGCGAGATCGGAGAGAAGGAGGTGACGGGCCCCCTGGGGAATAGGGTGATCGCCCGGTATGGAATTTTGGGGGACAGGGAGACGGCCGTCGTAGAAGCGGCGGAGGCAAACGGACTTCACCTCATTTCCCCCCAGGAAAGGGATCCTTCCAAGGCGACCACTTACGGCGTCGGGGAATTGATTCGGACCGTCCTGGGTCTTGGGGTACGAAAGCTGATCATCTCCATCGGAGGCAGCGCCACTAATGATGGGGGAGTAGGAATGCTGCAAGCGTTAGGCGCCGGGATCTTGGATGAGCAGGGGAAGCAGGTCGGTTTCGGGGGGAGAGAATTAGGGAGGATCGTCCGCATTCATCTAGACGGGCTGGACCGGCGGTTAAAGGAGACGGAAATCTACGTCGCCTGTGACGTGTCCAATCCGCTCATCGGCCCCCTCGGCGCCACCCTGGTATTTGGCCCGCAAAAAGGGGCGACGCCTGAAATGTTAGAAATGATGGAGAAAAACATGAGGCATTACGCTCATATCGTGGAACGAGACACAGGGATTCCAATTCACAGCGTGCCAGGGGGAGGAGCGGCGGGCGGATTAGGGGCAGCTCTTTTGCTTTGCGGAGGAAAGTTGGGATCAGGGATTGACCTTGTTTTGGACATTCTTTCCTTTGAGGAGAAACTGGAGGGGGCGGATTGGGTACTCACGGGGGAAGGAAGGATTGACCATCAGACTCCCTATGGCAAGGTGATTGCGGGAATCGTAAGGAGGGCAAAAAAGAAAAACGTTCCCGTCATCGCCTTTGCCGGGAGCATTTGCCCCGGTTATGAATCCCTTTACGAACAGGGACTCACCTCCGTACATGGCATTACCATCTCCCCGTCAGATTTGGATGAAGCGCTTCAAAACGGGGCTAAAAACTTGGAAAAAACCGCTGAAAACGTTCTGCGAATCATAAAGAGAGCATCTGGAGTGGAGGAAGAGCATGTCGAAAGCAAAAATAGAAGAACAGACGAATGA
- a CDS encoding glycoside hydrolase family 65 protein → MIKVEENGWIIAETAFHPDFLGKGESLFAQGNGYMGVRASHEEEYLKQVRNFFVAGTFNAFDGSEATELPNGADVIGMEILLDGERFTLERGKIHFYRRHLDMRIGELIREIIWESQKGKQYRLFFRRFVSLKRLHLLAMRVEITPLSTTSTLTLTSGVNGRMTNSGTQHFREGEKRIFGKEILRFIQTTTQSKIHFIYHVSHSWWRDGIKVQVEPKMFFERRRIDLSYTVSIPMGTTIAMEKVATIHTSRDREYDHPGYRLEKQAEDALCRFRSVSGIGYFSLLQESAEEWESYWNDVTVELDSEDSFDQAALRFAQYHLLIMTPAHDPRFGIGAKGLTGEGYKGHSFWDSEIFILPYFLFMKPKIARGLLKYRYHTLGGARKKAKENGYGGAMYPWESAFTGEEETPKWGAVNILTGEATRIWSGDIEQHITCDIAYSIWQYYQATGDTDFMEKYGYEMLFETATFWTSRVEWDEERNAYAIRNVIGPDEYKEHVDNNAYTNYMVARNLASALAAYEECKGKKEAFARLQTSLCLEDRPILWKKVLSALYLPKPREDGVIPQDDTYLTKPEIPLHAYRNSDRVQAILLDYSREEVNRMQVSKQADVVMLMDLLSEEFPPSVKQANLHYYEPRTIHDSSLSMAVHSIVACDAGERDLAYQFFKKACRIDLSPNPSSSDAGIHAASLGGIWRAAIQGFAGIRSRGGILHIYPVLPKEWRRIAFPLHWKGNTLRIEITPHRISLRRIKGFTPPVNVVIWGKSYMLDREMVIDSPEGPMGKNGIDE, encoded by the coding sequence ATGATAAAGGTTGAAGAGAACGGTTGGATCATCGCAGAAACAGCCTTTCACCCCGATTTCCTTGGGAAAGGGGAATCGCTTTTTGCACAGGGTAATGGTTATATGGGGGTCCGAGCCTCCCATGAAGAGGAGTATTTGAAACAGGTTCGCAATTTCTTTGTGGCGGGAACGTTTAATGCCTTTGACGGATCGGAAGCGACCGAATTGCCGAACGGAGCCGATGTGATTGGAATGGAGATTCTGTTGGACGGAGAGCGTTTCACCCTGGAGCGTGGTAAGATCCATTTTTATCGTCGACACCTCGACATGAGAATTGGGGAGTTAATCCGGGAAATCATCTGGGAAAGCCAAAAAGGGAAACAATATCGCCTTTTTTTTCGCAGATTCGTTTCCCTCAAACGCTTACACCTGTTGGCGATGAGGGTAGAAATCACCCCCCTCTCAACTACTTCCACGCTTACGCTTACTTCAGGAGTCAACGGTCGGATGACCAATTCGGGAACGCAGCATTTTCGGGAAGGGGAGAAACGAATTTTCGGGAAGGAAATTCTCCGTTTCATTCAGACCACGACCCAATCGAAGATCCATTTTATTTATCATGTTTCCCATTCCTGGTGGAGAGACGGGATAAAGGTCCAGGTAGAACCGAAGATGTTTTTTGAGCGGCGTCGGATCGATCTCTCTTATACCGTCTCCATCCCCATGGGCACCACCATCGCAATGGAGAAAGTGGCAACGATTCATACCAGCCGGGATAGAGAATATGATCATCCTGGTTATCGGCTGGAGAAACAGGCGGAGGATGCCCTGTGCCGGTTTCGTAGCGTGTCGGGGATCGGGTATTTCTCCTTGCTTCAGGAAAGTGCTGAGGAATGGGAAAGTTATTGGAATGATGTGACGGTCGAGCTGGATAGTGAAGATTCTTTCGATCAGGCCGCCCTGCGGTTCGCCCAATATCATCTCTTGATCATGACACCTGCCCATGATCCCCGCTTTGGAATTGGGGCCAAGGGATTGACCGGTGAGGGGTATAAAGGGCATTCATTCTGGGATTCCGAGATCTTCATCCTCCCCTACTTTCTTTTCATGAAGCCTAAAATAGCTCGGGGATTATTGAAATATCGCTATCACACCCTGGGCGGCGCCAGGAAAAAGGCGAAAGAAAACGGATATGGAGGGGCGATGTATCCCTGGGAATCGGCCTTTACCGGAGAGGAAGAAACCCCGAAATGGGGAGCTGTAAATATTTTAACCGGAGAAGCGACGAGGATCTGGTCCGGGGATATCGAACAGCATATCACCTGCGATATAGCCTATTCCATCTGGCAGTATTACCAGGCGACGGGTGACACAGACTTCATGGAAAAGTACGGGTACGAAATGCTATTTGAAACAGCCACCTTTTGGACGAGCCGCGTCGAGTGGGATGAAGAGAGAAATGCCTATGCGATCCGGAATGTGATTGGTCCCGACGAGTATAAGGAGCATGTGGATAATAACGCTTATACGAATTACATGGTTGCGCGAAACCTCGCGTCCGCGCTGGCGGCTTATGAGGAGTGCAAGGGGAAAAAAGAGGCATTTGCCAGGTTGCAGACATCCCTTTGTCTGGAGGATCGTCCGATCCTCTGGAAAAAGGTTCTTTCCGCCCTCTATCTTCCCAAGCCCCGGGAAGATGGAGTGATCCCCCAGGATGACACCTATCTTACGAAGCCGGAAATTCCTCTGCACGCTTACCGGAATTCCGACAGGGTTCAGGCGATTCTTCTCGATTACAGCCGTGAAGAAGTGAACCGGATGCAGGTCTCCAAGCAGGCCGATGTGGTGATGTTGATGGATCTGCTGAGCGAAGAGTTCCCCCCATCCGTGAAGCAGGCGAATCTTCATTATTATGAGCCTAGGACAATTCATGATTCCTCCTTAAGCATGGCCGTTCACAGTATTGTCGCATGCGATGCGGGTGAACGGGACTTGGCGTACCAATTCTTCAAAAAGGCCTGCCGCATTGATTTGAGCCCAAATCCCAGCTCTTCCGACGCCGGAATTCACGCCGCATCATTGGGGGGAATTTGGAGGGCCGCGATTCAAGGGTTCGCAGGCATTCGGAGCCGGGGAGGAATTCTCCATATCTATCCCGTTCTCCCCAAGGAGTGGAGGCGCATAGCGTTCCCTCTTCATTGGAAAGGGAACACCCTCCGGATTGAGATCACCCCACATCGCATCTCTCTTCGCCGAATAAAAGGGTTTACCCCTCCTGTAAATGTGGTCATTTGGGGGAAGTCCTACATGCTGGATCGGGAGATGGTTATTGATTCGCCTGAAGGACCTATGGGTAAAAATGGAATTGATGAATAA
- a CDS encoding Gfo/Idh/MocA family protein, producing MRKLRVGIIGAGQIAQVAHIPGYLSRPNEVEIVALSDLIKEKADSVASKYSIPHVFADYREMLRQCELDVVSVCTPNKFHAEATIAALQAGAHVLCEKPPALTEEDAKMMADTAKERNKILTFNFHYRFSAEVEALKRIIDAGELGEIYAARVLALRRRGIPGWGVFTNKEIQGGGPLIDIGIHMLDTALYLMGDPEPELLMGVTHTRIGNRPGVGLMGSWDPEKFTVEDAAMGMIRFKNSASLVLETSFALNMKEKSVMNVFLYGDRGGAELFPLSLHLEKGGYLMDTELPFLPDVNKYERSIHHFIDCCLYGRTPLVTPEQGLLVQRIINGLYDSAQSGMAVRF from the coding sequence TTGCGGAAATTAAGGGTCGGCATCATCGGGGCAGGTCAGATTGCCCAGGTGGCCCATATACCCGGTTACCTGTCCCGGCCGAATGAAGTTGAGATCGTAGCCCTATCCGACTTGATCAAAGAAAAAGCCGATTCTGTGGCTTCCAAATATTCCATTCCCCACGTGTTCGCAGATTATCGGGAGATGCTTCGCCAATGTGAGTTGGACGTGGTAAGTGTTTGCACACCGAATAAGTTCCATGCGGAAGCGACGATTGCCGCCTTGCAGGCGGGGGCGCATGTTCTATGCGAGAAACCCCCGGCTCTCACTGAAGAGGATGCGAAGATGATGGCGGACACGGCGAAAGAGAGGAACAAGATTTTAACATTTAATTTCCATTACCGCTTCAGCGCCGAAGTGGAAGCGTTGAAACGAATCATCGATGCGGGAGAATTGGGCGAAATCTACGCGGCGCGGGTTCTCGCATTACGGAGAAGAGGAATTCCGGGATGGGGCGTCTTCACGAATAAGGAGATTCAGGGGGGAGGACCGCTTATCGATATCGGCATCCATATGCTGGATACGGCCCTCTATCTTATGGGCGATCCGGAACCGGAACTTCTCATGGGAGTAACCCATACCCGGATTGGGAATCGCCCGGGGGTAGGGTTAATGGGTTCCTGGGATCCCGAGAAGTTTACGGTTGAGGATGCGGCCATGGGAATGATACGATTTAAAAATTCCGCCTCTTTGGTGTTGGAAACCTCTTTTGCCCTGAATATGAAAGAAAAATCGGTGATGAATGTCTTTCTCTATGGGGATCGGGGTGGAGCGGAACTTTTTCCCTTATCGCTTCATTTGGAGAAAGGCGGTTACCTCATGGATACGGAGCTTCCGTTTCTTCCGGATGTGAACAAATATGAACGAAGTATTCATCATTTCATCGATTGTTGCTTGTATGGGAGGACCCCTTTGGTCACTCCGGAACAAGGGCTCCTCGTCCAGAGGATCATAAACGGGTTATATGATTCGGCGCAATCGGGGATGGCCGTCAGATTTTAA
- a CDS encoding sugar phosphate isomerase/epimerase family protein yields MKLATQDKPFFPESFFEKFTLVKSMGFDGFEIDGRELLNRFDEVKKAMADADLPVVTVCGGYRGWIGDFDEEKRKLCIKDIAEILNRLSLLSGKGIVVPAAWGMFSKRLPPMVPPRSEEEDRKVLLESLDRLNRVAESTGTLIYLEPLNRYEDHMLNRLGDAVSIIREGKFSYVKVTADFYHMNIEEPRIDESLREAKDLIGHIHLADSHRYEPGTGHLDFIPGFKALTEMGYDGYLTFECRVIGNPPEEAYKQSVRYIGECLEKAKK; encoded by the coding sequence ATGAAGCTGGCAACACAGGATAAACCTTTTTTTCCGGAATCTTTTTTCGAAAAGTTCACCCTGGTAAAATCCATGGGATTTGATGGGTTTGAAATCGATGGCAGAGAATTGTTGAACCGCTTCGATGAGGTAAAAAAGGCCATGGCTGATGCCGATTTACCCGTTGTCACCGTATGCGGCGGATATAGAGGCTGGATCGGTGATTTTGATGAAGAGAAAAGAAAGCTTTGCATAAAGGATATCGCCGAAATCTTAAACAGGTTGTCTCTTTTATCCGGGAAGGGGATTGTTGTTCCTGCGGCCTGGGGGATGTTCTCGAAGAGGCTCCCTCCCATGGTTCCCCCGAGATCGGAGGAAGAGGATCGCAAGGTCCTGTTGGAATCGCTTGATCGGTTAAACCGTGTGGCGGAATCGACCGGTACGTTGATTTATCTGGAACCCCTTAACAGGTACGAAGATCATATGTTAAACCGACTCGGCGATGCGGTTTCCATCATTCGCGAAGGGAAGTTTTCATACGTTAAGGTGACTGCCGATTTCTATCACATGAATATCGAGGAACCGAGAATTGATGAGAGCTTAAGGGAAGCGAAGGATTTGATCGGACACATCCATCTGGCCGACAGTCACCGCTATGAGCCGGGAACGGGCCACCTCGATTTTATCCCCGGTTTTAAGGCGCTTACGGAGATGGGGTATGACGGGTATTTAACGTTTGAATGTCGGGTGATCGGCAATCCTCCTGAAGAAGCGTATAAACAATCGGTTCGCTATATCGGTGAATGCCTGGAGAAAGCGAAGAAATAA
- a CDS encoding zinc-dependent alcohol dehydrogenase produces the protein MYKQLVAVAPGKAELREYEDREILPNEVKVKVKYASPKHGSELADFRGITPFMNEQYDPEWKLFLPRDPKEERGVRFGAWNLGNQWVGEIIEVGNEVKEFHVGEIVCSYGGIRETHIVNAVDNYRLRKVPDGMTWKNAVCYDPAQFALGGIRDSHMRPGDRVAVIGLGAIGQIAAQMAKQYGASYVAVVDPIRLRREVALRAGADEAFDPLSQDVGLELKKSTGKMGVDVIIETSASVQALQASLRGLAYGGTIAYVGWAKEFPGGLHLGREAHYNNAKIVFSRVASEPNPDYPRWNRRRIEETCWEMLASGRINCEEIIFPVVPFEESAEAYCRYVDQHPESSIKLGVTFD, from the coding sequence ATGTACAAACAACTTGTTGCAGTCGCGCCCGGAAAGGCGGAATTAAGGGAATACGAGGATCGGGAAATTTTACCCAATGAGGTAAAGGTAAAGGTTAAGTATGCTTCTCCCAAGCATGGTTCCGAGCTGGCCGATTTCCGGGGAATTACTCCGTTTATGAATGAACAATACGATCCGGAGTGGAAACTCTTTCTGCCACGGGATCCAAAAGAGGAACGGGGCGTCCGGTTCGGGGCATGGAATCTGGGCAATCAGTGGGTTGGGGAGATCATTGAAGTCGGGAACGAAGTGAAGGAATTTCACGTAGGGGAGATCGTATGCAGTTACGGCGGGATTAGGGAAACCCATATCGTGAATGCCGTGGATAATTACCGGCTCCGAAAAGTGCCTGATGGAATGACCTGGAAGAACGCGGTTTGTTATGATCCGGCCCAGTTCGCATTGGGCGGCATCCGGGATTCCCATATGCGTCCTGGAGATCGTGTGGCCGTTATTGGACTTGGGGCAATCGGACAAATTGCCGCCCAAATGGCGAAACAGTATGGGGCAAGTTATGTAGCGGTGGTGGATCCCATTCGCCTCCGCCGGGAAGTTGCTTTGCGGGCGGGGGCGGATGAAGCGTTTGACCCGCTGAGCCAGGATGTTGGATTGGAGTTAAAAAAATCGACGGGGAAAATGGGCGTTGATGTGATCATAGAAACCAGCGCGAGCGTCCAGGCCCTTCAAGCTTCACTTCGCGGATTGGCCTATGGAGGAACGATTGCCTATGTGGGGTGGGCCAAGGAATTTCCCGGAGGCCTTCATCTCGGTCGTGAAGCCCATTATAACAATGCAAAAATTGTGTTCTCCCGGGTGGCCAGCGAACCTAATCCCGACTATCCCCGATGGAACCGCCGGAGAATCGAGGAGACTTGTTGGGAAATGCTCGCCTCTGGGAGAATTAACTGCGAGGAGATCATCTTTCCCGTCGTTCCCTTTGAAGAATCTGCGGAAGCCTATTGCCGTTATGTAGATCAACATCCGGAATCCAGCATTAAATTGGGCGTTACCTTTGACTGA
- a CDS encoding carbohydrate ABC transporter permease has translation MVTRHRTVNRIIFFCLVTLTLITTIFPFLVMLSTALKTNEEALQVVPQLIPKRITWENFQDVLNPEKFPFWIYFRNSFEVSFITAFFSVVIGTMGAYSFARLNYKGRNLFQKGVMLIYMFSGVLLVVPLYQMITAINLYDSKLSLIITYLVLTMPVSLYMLGNYFRTIPESLEEASMIDGLSRFQVIYKIVIPLSLPAIVSVFIYVFMIAWNEYLFASVFITSEENMTLPIGLSHLFNTKHYVWGRMMAASLLTAVPIVILYALVDKYLTGGLTEGGVKE, from the coding sequence ATGGTAACCAGACATCGCACCGTAAATCGAATTATCTTTTTCTGCCTGGTAACCCTGACTCTCATTACCACTATTTTTCCGTTTCTGGTCATGTTAAGTACCGCCTTGAAAACGAATGAGGAAGCCCTTCAAGTTGTGCCGCAGCTCATCCCTAAACGGATTACATGGGAAAATTTCCAGGATGTATTGAATCCTGAAAAATTTCCGTTTTGGATCTATTTCCGAAATAGCTTTGAAGTCTCTTTTATTACCGCGTTTTTTTCGGTGGTCATCGGGACGATGGGGGCTTACAGTTTTGCACGGTTGAATTACAAGGGACGCAACCTCTTCCAAAAAGGGGTCATGCTGATTTACATGTTTTCGGGCGTGTTGTTGGTCGTACCCTTGTATCAGATGATCACGGCGATCAATCTCTATGATTCAAAACTTTCCTTGATTATTACGTACTTGGTATTAACGATGCCGGTCAGTCTGTATATGCTGGGCAACTACTTCCGAACGATACCGGAATCGCTGGAAGAGGCATCGATGATCGACGGGTTGAGCCGGTTTCAGGTGATCTATAAGATCGTCATACCCCTTTCTCTCCCCGCCATCGTCTCTGTGTTTATCTATGTATTTATGATTGCATGGAACGAGTACCTGTTCGCTTCTGTTTTCATCACTTCGGAAGAAAACATGACGTTGCCGATCGGGCTGAGTCATCTCTTTAATACGAAACATTATGTCTGGGGACGAATGATGGCGGCATCACTGTTAACGGCGGTTCCGATCGTCATCCTTTACGCCCTTGTGGACAAGTATCTTACTGGTGGTCTAACGGAAGGCGGAGTGAAGGAATAA
- a CDS encoding carbohydrate ABC transporter permease, giving the protein MLNKRERNSLKAQEERLGYLLIAPAFLLIVTVILYPIVYNIWLSFHKVSLNPKKPDIFIGLQNYLELLRDTDFWQSISITLLYTLITVAGATIVGLGTAILLNKPFRGRRLARSVILLPYVAPVISLVFVWQYMFNPVYGMVNYALVQKLHVLPLSVDWLDSPKAAFWLVVLFDIWHLFPFSFMMILARLQSIDTTLYEAAEIDGANGWRKFWHVTLPEIQFVLGSLVILRFIWNFYKFDEIYLLTKEVPVVSVYTYETAFSTYNHGMAAAITATLFILVMFFVLTAVRKVLKW; this is encoded by the coding sequence ATGCTGAATAAGAGAGAGAGGAATTCCTTAAAGGCTCAGGAAGAAAGATTGGGGTATTTGCTCATTGCCCCTGCTTTCCTTCTCATCGTAACGGTTATTTTGTACCCGATCGTCTACAATATCTGGCTAAGTTTTCATAAGGTCTCTCTCAATCCGAAAAAACCGGACATTTTCATCGGCTTACAAAATTATCTGGAGTTGCTTAGGGATACCGACTTCTGGCAATCCATCTCCATCACCCTGCTTTATACACTCATAACGGTCGCCGGGGCTACTATAGTCGGCCTCGGGACCGCCATCCTCTTGAACAAGCCTTTTAGAGGCAGGAGATTGGCACGATCCGTAATACTATTACCCTATGTGGCTCCGGTCATCTCTTTGGTGTTTGTTTGGCAATATATGTTTAATCCGGTTTATGGGATGGTAAACTACGCATTGGTTCAAAAGCTTCATGTCCTCCCGTTGAGTGTGGACTGGCTGGATTCCCCGAAGGCAGCCTTTTGGCTGGTCGTCCTGTTCGATATATGGCATCTCTTTCCTTTTTCGTTCATGATGATTTTAGCCCGTCTTCAGTCGATCGATACCACCTTGTATGAAGCGGCCGAGATCGACGGGGCAAATGGGTGGAGAAAATTTTGGCATGTTACCTTGCCCGAAATACAGTTTGTTCTCGGTTCATTGGTCATTCTCCGGTTCATCTGGAACTTTTACAAATTCGACGAGATTTACCTTCTTACAAAAGAAGTTCCTGTGGTAAGCGTGTATACCTATGAGACCGCCTTCTCCACTTATAATCACGGAATGGCTGCCGCCATCACCGCCACCCTGTTCATCCTGGTCATGTTCTTCGTGCTTACGGCGGTAAGGAAGGTGTTGAAATGGTAA
- a CDS encoding ABC transporter substrate-binding protein, with protein sequence MKRKITLFLSLLLSFSLVLTACGGGSGNTQGDSSSTGNQGKNDSGEKNVTIQFWHTLTEEERVSVLKDLIAKFEAENPGIHVEQVPTAEEDFPSKISAALGANKLPAIIEGGIDQMMFLGKSEVLDESLHEEIINEIGKDDFFKGPLDNMKDPKGGYFGVPISGWVQGIWYNQELFKEKGLEPPTTWENILKAAKAFYDPQNQKYGIVIGTQKDDFSEQTFSQFALSNNAVVFDRDGKVNFNTPEMVEALTFYKELAQYTPPGAESWREAREMYLAGRVPMVMYSTYIMGDLSQNKELAKATGFAVPEKKSKASFGQISSLAVMNTITPEQREAAKKFVLFMMEKESNIKYLHLSPGGTNPVRKSIAEDPVYLDNEVLKTFGELASTIPFALDNLQRFGFQDGITYPQMGSISAQFIIGDAIYNMTEHGMEPKEAADKAQEAMEKVTQ encoded by the coding sequence ATGAAGCGTAAAATTACCTTGTTTCTGAGTCTGCTGTTATCTTTTTCGTTGGTATTAACGGCTTGCGGTGGAGGAAGCGGGAACACCCAGGGCGACTCTTCCTCAACCGGGAACCAGGGGAAAAATGATTCGGGAGAGAAAAATGTTACCATCCAATTTTGGCATACTTTGACTGAGGAAGAACGGGTCTCGGTGCTCAAAGATCTCATTGCCAAGTTTGAAGCGGAGAATCCGGGGATTCATGTGGAGCAGGTACCTACGGCGGAAGAAGACTTTCCAAGCAAGATCTCCGCTGCGCTCGGCGCCAATAAATTGCCTGCCATCATTGAGGGCGGGATTGACCAGATGATGTTCCTTGGGAAATCGGAAGTTCTTGATGAGTCCCTCCATGAAGAAATCATCAATGAGATTGGGAAAGATGACTTTTTCAAAGGTCCGCTGGACAACATGAAAGATCCAAAAGGCGGATATTTCGGCGTGCCGATCTCCGGTTGGGTACAGGGGATATGGTATAATCAGGAATTGTTCAAAGAAAAAGGGCTGGAGCCTCCTACAACTTGGGAAAATATATTAAAGGCTGCAAAGGCTTTTTATGATCCGCAGAATCAAAAATATGGCATCGTGATCGGGACACAAAAAGATGATTTTTCGGAACAGACCTTCAGCCAATTCGCCCTGTCGAATAACGCCGTGGTATTCGACCGTGACGGCAAAGTGAATTTTAACACGCCTGAAATGGTGGAAGCCCTCACATTTTACAAAGAGTTAGCCCAATACACGCCCCCCGGCGCAGAAAGCTGGCGTGAAGCACGGGAGATGTATCTTGCGGGCCGCGTACCGATGGTGATGTACTCCACTTATATTATGGGGGACCTCTCTCAGAATAAGGAGTTGGCCAAAGCCACGGGATTTGCCGTTCCCGAGAAAAAGAGCAAGGCTTCTTTCGGGCAAATCTCCTCCCTCGCCGTCATGAACACGATCACCCCGGAACAAAGAGAAGCTGCCAAGAAATTTGTGCTCTTTATGATGGAAAAGGAAAGTAACATCAAGTATTTGCACCTGTCGCCCGGTGGAACGAACCCTGTGAGAAAGTCGATTGCCGAAGATCCTGTTTATTTGGATAATGAAGTGCTCAAAACCTTTGGAGAACTCGCAAGCACGATTCCGTTTGCTTTGGACAATTTACAACGATTTGGCTTCCAAGACGGCATTACCTATCCGCAAATGGGATCGATTTCGGCGCAGTTTATCATCGGCGACGCGATCTACAACATGACGGAACACGGAATGGAACCCAAGGAGGCGGCCGACAAGGCTCAAGAGGCGATGGAAAAAGTAACGCAATAA
- a CDS encoding LacI family DNA-binding transcriptional regulator, giving the protein MASIRDIAKRAGVSVSTVSRTLNNYSDVSKETREKILRIARELNYFPNAVAKSLVQKKTYTIGIFFGNKVNSGFDHPFFLDVISAVREVVGNAGYDLLIFTNKNKERATYTTLCRERSVDGVVLLLTGEGKKKTETLTELQESDIPCVAIDIPMEGRVCTYVESDNYHGSKEAMSHLFDLGHERIAFIGGDEISKTSFDRLRGYQDALMERKIGFNPTYVQLGYFSREKAYTATKEIMLKHPEITAFFAASDEMAFGVIDALTELGYKVPEDVSVVGFDDIKEAKTFSPPLTTVRQDKYGLGSEAAGLLLKFIENPEPEIHPVVLPCKLVVRSSTSRLKK; this is encoded by the coding sequence ATGGCATCCATAAGAGATATTGCGAAAAGAGCAGGAGTCTCTGTTTCTACGGTATCAAGAACCCTAAACAATTACTCCGATGTGAGTAAAGAGACCCGGGAAAAGATCCTTCGGATCGCCAGAGAATTGAATTATTTTCCGAATGCCGTAGCCAAAAGTCTGGTCCAGAAGAAGACATATACGATCGGCATCTTCTTTGGCAACAAAGTGAATTCTGGATTCGACCATCCCTTTTTTCTCGATGTCATCTCAGCGGTTAGGGAAGTAGTGGGGAATGCGGGATATGATCTCCTCATCTTTACGAACAAGAATAAGGAGAGGGCAACCTATACGACGTTATGCCGTGAGAGAAGCGTGGATGGAGTTGTTCTTTTGCTAACAGGTGAGGGAAAGAAAAAAACGGAGACGCTCACTGAACTTCAGGAAAGCGATATCCCTTGTGTTGCCATCGACATTCCTATGGAGGGGAGGGTCTGCACCTATGTAGAATCCGATAACTATCACGGATCAAAAGAAGCGATGTCACATCTGTTTGATTTGGGACATGAAAGGATCGCCTTTATTGGAGGTGACGAGATCAGCAAGACCAGTTTTGACCGATTAAGAGGCTATCAGGATGCTCTGATGGAAAGAAAAATCGGATTTAATCCTACGTATGTTCAATTGGGCTATTTTTCTCGAGAAAAGGCATACACGGCGACAAAGGAGATCATGTTGAAACATCCCGAGATCACTGCATTTTTCGCGGCGAGTGATGAAATGGCGTTTGGTGTGATTGACGCTCTTACTGAGTTGGGATACAAAGTTCCTGAAGATGTTTCTGTTGTAGGGTTTGACGACATTAAGGAAGCTAAAACGTTTTCACCTCCCCTGACAACGGTACGGCAAGACAAATATGGGCTGGGCAGCGAAGCGGCCGGTCTCCTTCTGAAATTCATTGAGAATCCTGAACCGGAAATCCATCCGGTCGTATTACCTTGCAAGCTCGTCGTCAGGTCATCCACATCCCGTCTTAAAAAGTAG